Proteins from a genomic interval of Symmachiella macrocystis:
- a CDS encoding YceH family protein has product MDSFEDQEHPPVSELSRRQRRVLGVLVEKAFTTPEYYPLTLKAATNGCNQKSNRAPVSSYNEDDVEEALDELREMGLVTVIHTDGGRAPRYRHWMRKRFSLSEPQLAILTELLLRGRQSLGELRSRSSRMVSIDSLDQLREELAGLQGLNLLQASGSLERRGVEVDHNLYAAKEGMSLPTASADVADEPSSPRAAGTPSPAPAAASDGRVDALEAVIGELRTQNQEFAVEISSLREELQRLEDNMERLRSELGG; this is encoded by the coding sequence ATGGACTCATTCGAGGATCAGGAACACCCGCCGGTTTCGGAACTGTCCCGGCGACAACGCCGTGTGCTTGGCGTGCTTGTGGAAAAGGCGTTTACCACGCCGGAATATTATCCACTCACTCTTAAAGCGGCGACCAACGGTTGCAACCAAAAAAGCAACCGTGCCCCCGTCTCCAGTTACAACGAAGACGACGTCGAAGAAGCGTTGGACGAACTGCGCGAAATGGGTTTGGTCACGGTCATCCACACCGATGGCGGCCGCGCGCCGCGGTATCGACACTGGATGCGCAAACGTTTCTCGCTCTCCGAACCGCAATTGGCGATCTTGACCGAATTGCTACTCCGCGGACGCCAATCGCTCGGTGAACTCCGCTCGCGCAGCAGTCGCATGGTGTCGATTGATTCCTTGGATCAACTCCGCGAAGAATTGGCCGGATTGCAAGGACTGAACCTCTTGCAAGCCAGCGGATCTTTGGAACGTCGCGGCGTGGAAGTGGACCACAATTTATACGCCGCCAAAGAAGGCATGTCGCTCCCCACCGCTTCAGCAGACGTCGCAGACGAACCGTCCAGCCCGCGCGCCGCTGGTACACCTTCCCCGGCCCCTGCTGCCGCCAGCGACGGTCGTGTCGACGCGCTGGAAGCCGTCATTGGTGAACTCCGTACGCAAAACCAGGAATTCGCTGTGGAAATCAGTTCTCTCCGCGAGGAACTACAGCGGCTGGAAGACAACATGGAGCGGCTACGGTCGGAATTGGGCGGGTAA
- a CDS encoding malate dehydrogenase produces the protein MATPIRIAVTGAAGQIGYSLVFRIASGEVFGPDQPVIMHLIEIPPAMGALDGIEMELDDCAYPTLAGVVKASSDDLEAGFADCNFVVCVGSIPRKAGMERGDLIRINGPIFTSTGKAIQAAAAKDVRVLVVGNPCNTNCLIAMSNAPDVPSDRWFAMTRLDENRAVAQLAQKSGQPVAAITGMAIWGNHSATQFPDFFNTKIGGKSAVDVIGDDAWLKEEFIATVQQRGAAVIKARGASSAASAANAALGTLKSIVNPTSAGTVFSAAICSDGSYGIDEGLITSFPLTTDGSKWSVVQGLEHNEFAQAKIDATVAELQSERDTVKDLLA, from the coding sequence ATGGCAACCCCCATCCGTATTGCTGTCACCGGCGCTGCCGGGCAAATTGGCTATAGCCTCGTGTTTCGCATCGCCTCGGGCGAAGTTTTTGGACCGGACCAACCGGTGATCATGCATCTCATTGAAATCCCCCCAGCGATGGGCGCATTGGATGGTATTGAGATGGAACTGGACGATTGTGCCTATCCCACACTTGCTGGTGTCGTCAAAGCCAGCAGCGACGATCTGGAAGCTGGCTTCGCCGATTGCAACTTTGTCGTCTGCGTCGGTAGCATTCCCCGCAAAGCAGGCATGGAACGGGGCGACCTGATTCGGATCAACGGACCGATCTTCACCAGCACGGGCAAAGCGATTCAAGCGGCCGCGGCCAAAGACGTTCGAGTTCTCGTTGTGGGCAATCCCTGTAACACCAATTGCCTGATCGCCATGAGCAATGCCCCTGATGTGCCGAGCGATCGTTGGTTTGCCATGACCCGGTTGGATGAAAACCGTGCAGTGGCTCAATTGGCCCAAAAATCGGGACAACCAGTCGCCGCCATCACCGGCATGGCGATTTGGGGCAATCACAGCGCGACCCAATTCCCGGACTTCTTCAACACAAAAATCGGCGGCAAGTCGGCTGTTGATGTGATCGGCGACGATGCGTGGCTGAAGGAAGAATTCATTGCCACCGTGCAACAGCGCGGTGCCGCCGTTATTAAAGCCCGCGGCGCATCGAGTGCCGCCTCGGCAGCCAATGCGGCTCTCGGCACGCTGAAAAGCATCGTCAACCCCACCTCGGCAGGTACTGTGTTCAGCGCCGCCATTTGTAGCGATGGCAGCTACGGCATCGACGAAGGTCTGATCACCAGTTTTCCGCTGACCACCGACGGCAGCAAATGGAGTGTCGTGCAGGGCTTGGAGCACAACGAATTCGCCCAGGCCAAAATTGACGCGACCGTCGCTGAACTGCAAAGCGAACGGGACACGGTCAAGGACTTGTTGGCCTAA
- a CDS encoding XdhC family protein — translation MQDVLRQLQEDILNRRPVAYTALVETRGSTPQKAGARMLVYPDGSQAGTLGGGCVEAEVKRRALRLLDEGNVELMTFQLDDNYGWDDGLICGGRMKMLVDPIRPDEDVDYFRILDESLVAGTPCTEAVIINAESAGGGCEGDRFLVDADGNSLACRGSVTSPPAGLNEHLKPILERPRAYVAGGVSFLPFLQRCWLLVVGGGHVGQRVAELAADVDFDVWVVDDREEYCNLDRFPRAKRLIVGDIDTALSGLEIDPRTFCVIVTRGHNHDEEALYHLAETPASYVGMIGSRRKIKLIFDDLLAEGISREALLRVHAPLGFDIGSQTVPEIAISIVAELIAHRNLGESPSKFRTNNVLENAE, via the coding sequence ATGCAAGATGTGTTGCGGCAATTGCAGGAAGACATTCTGAATCGGCGGCCGGTCGCCTATACCGCGCTGGTGGAGACTCGCGGCTCGACTCCGCAAAAGGCCGGGGCACGGATGTTAGTTTATCCCGACGGTTCACAGGCGGGCACGTTGGGGGGTGGGTGCGTTGAAGCTGAAGTCAAACGCCGCGCGTTGCGTCTATTGGATGAGGGCAACGTTGAGCTGATGACGTTTCAACTCGACGACAACTACGGTTGGGATGACGGGTTGATCTGCGGCGGCCGCATGAAGATGCTGGTCGATCCGATCCGCCCGGATGAAGACGTCGATTACTTCCGGATCCTCGACGAGTCACTCGTCGCAGGCACACCCTGCACCGAAGCGGTGATTATTAATGCGGAAAGTGCCGGTGGAGGATGCGAAGGGGACCGGTTTCTGGTGGATGCCGATGGCAACAGTCTTGCTTGTCGCGGCAGCGTGACATCCCCCCCGGCGGGACTCAATGAGCACCTCAAGCCGATCCTGGAACGTCCACGGGCCTATGTGGCCGGAGGCGTCTCGTTTCTGCCATTTCTGCAACGCTGCTGGTTGTTGGTCGTTGGAGGCGGGCATGTGGGGCAGCGGGTGGCGGAATTAGCGGCGGACGTCGACTTCGATGTTTGGGTCGTGGATGACCGTGAAGAGTATTGCAACCTCGATCGCTTTCCGCGTGCCAAACGCCTGATCGTCGGCGACATCGACACAGCACTGAGCGGATTGGAAATTGATCCCCGCACGTTTTGTGTGATTGTCACCCGTGGGCACAATCACGATGAAGAGGCGCTGTATCATTTGGCGGAAACCCCGGCGAGCTACGTGGGCATGATCGGCAGTCGGCGAAAAATCAAATTGATCTTCGACGACCTGTTGGCTGAAGGAATTTCGCGCGAAGCACTGCTGCGCGTCCATGCTCCGCTGGGCTTCGACATCGGTTCGCAAACCGTTCCAGAGATCGCCATTAGTATCGTGGCGGAATTGATTGCCCATCGCAATCTGGGCGAATCCCCTTCTAAATTCCGCACCAACAACGTGCTGGAAAATGCTGAGTAG
- a CDS encoding FG-GAP repeat domain-containing protein yields MQHNKVTLDKAVSALTTGDFNGDGRTDLAYFGGADQLIVRYQGEDGNWQSMRRLRLPEVTPASWNTAAGDLNGDGKDDIAVLGQKETYLIYQQPDGKLGAPQTVMNTSAKLGLVRITDLDGDGRADLSYQSQEGDERPFCVRFQDQQGHLGPEYRFEIEMPRASTLYNLDGKPGDEILTIENRTGRVKVHRVVRSQPQEGDLTGQMIYYGFGSGGSSRHTDMGIGDVNGDGLKDVVVTDPGSAQIVVFRQHPKTGLDQGQTFPSLTDAQQVRVGNLDNDPKGDEVVVLSVKEKAIGYSRMAHGRLSFPIVLPLEDEPLAIELADLNGNGREELVCISRNGRSKYRLHAMSLEEDDQWSPQSWGQSDLADIELTFKSQPKQLMKLDANGDGRIDFLVFAGSEPELLLTNEKGVPELLKNRRGLGLGKVAAGAVFASTGQDPTLLVAQQNFARQMKINGEQQWQVVDQYNAAESSAKIVGAAPINLDDTPGDEVVLVDTGVKKLRLLNKVDNLFRPWREVEIGDFRYLSTHVADLNGDGRDDLLLFGSGRFGVLYAGQTDPQLKEVASFETELDKARFADLIAGDLNGDGFADIACLDTKSQLVEVLDFAPETGLRHAFYFKVFEEKSLNASEQTGTNPREAAIADVTGDGLNDLILLSHDRVLVYPQDPGK; encoded by the coding sequence TTGCAACACAACAAGGTCACCTTGGACAAAGCGGTTTCTGCGTTGACAACCGGCGATTTCAATGGTGACGGTCGAACCGATCTCGCCTATTTCGGCGGCGCAGACCAGTTAATTGTCCGTTATCAAGGCGAAGACGGGAACTGGCAGTCGATGCGGCGGCTGCGTCTACCCGAAGTCACCCCCGCCAGTTGGAACACAGCTGCCGGCGACCTGAACGGCGACGGTAAAGACGATATTGCTGTCTTGGGGCAAAAAGAGACCTACCTGATTTATCAACAACCAGACGGCAAGTTGGGTGCACCGCAAACGGTGATGAATACTTCGGCCAAATTGGGACTGGTCCGCATCACCGACCTGGATGGGGATGGCCGCGCTGACTTGAGCTATCAATCGCAGGAGGGAGACGAGCGGCCGTTTTGTGTTCGTTTTCAAGACCAGCAAGGCCACTTGGGGCCTGAGTATCGCTTCGAGATCGAGATGCCTCGTGCGTCGACGCTGTACAATCTCGATGGCAAACCGGGCGACGAAATTCTGACGATTGAAAATCGTACGGGACGTGTGAAAGTCCATCGCGTCGTCCGCTCCCAGCCACAGGAAGGCGATTTAACGGGGCAAATGATTTATTACGGATTCGGATCGGGCGGTTCCAGTCGCCATACCGATATGGGAATCGGCGACGTGAATGGCGACGGACTGAAAGATGTGGTTGTCACCGATCCAGGCAGCGCGCAAATCGTGGTCTTTCGCCAACATCCCAAGACCGGCCTCGATCAAGGTCAAACCTTTCCGAGCCTGACCGATGCCCAACAAGTCCGCGTCGGCAATTTGGACAACGACCCCAAGGGGGACGAAGTTGTTGTGCTCAGCGTTAAGGAAAAGGCGATCGGTTATAGCCGGATGGCGCACGGCCGACTTTCGTTTCCGATTGTGTTGCCGCTGGAAGACGAGCCGTTGGCGATTGAATTGGCCGACCTCAACGGCAATGGACGCGAGGAGTTAGTCTGTATTTCCCGCAACGGCAGATCGAAATATCGCCTGCATGCCATGTCACTGGAAGAAGACGATCAGTGGTCGCCGCAGTCCTGGGGCCAAAGCGATCTAGCTGACATCGAGTTGACCTTTAAAAGCCAACCGAAACAGTTGATGAAGCTCGATGCCAACGGCGATGGGCGGATCGACTTTCTGGTCTTCGCCGGTTCCGAACCGGAATTGCTGCTGACCAACGAGAAGGGCGTTCCTGAACTGCTGAAAAACCGCCGCGGTCTGGGGCTCGGGAAAGTCGCCGCGGGTGCGGTATTTGCCAGTACCGGCCAGGATCCGACCCTGCTGGTGGCGCAACAAAATTTTGCCCGCCAAATGAAGATTAACGGCGAACAGCAATGGCAGGTTGTGGACCAGTACAATGCGGCAGAAAGCAGCGCCAAAATCGTGGGAGCCGCTCCCATCAATCTTGATGACACTCCCGGTGACGAAGTCGTACTGGTTGATACAGGCGTTAAGAAATTGCGATTACTTAACAAGGTCGACAACCTATTTCGCCCCTGGCGCGAAGTGGAGATCGGCGATTTTCGTTATCTCTCCACACATGTCGCCGACCTCAACGGCGATGGACGCGATGACCTGCTGCTATTCGGCAGCGGCCGGTTCGGCGTGCTGTACGCCGGGCAGACCGATCCACAGTTGAAGGAGGTTGCTAGTTTTGAGACCGAGTTGGACAAGGCGCGTTTCGCGGATCTGATTGCCGGCGACCTCAACGGCGACGGATTTGCCGACATCGCCTGCCTCGACACGAAGTCGCAATTGGTGGAGGTGCTCGATTTTGCTCCCGAGACGGGATTGCGACACGCATTTTACTTCAAAGTCTTTGAAGAAAAGAGTCTCAATGCCTCGGAGCAGACCGGCACCAATCCCCGTGAAGCAGCGATTGCCGATGTCACCGGTGATGGTCTCAACGACCTGATCTTGCTGTCGCACGACCGCGTGCTAGTGTATCCGCAAGACCCCGGTAAGTAA
- a CDS encoding alpha/beta hydrolase has translation MNTRFSHNAAQVGGEGLDALAATDLIPTSYSAALRRRFDIDVDTIESPAATYVPEYYESNYAYPLLIWLHDEGGTERDLLRIMPEISNRNYFGMSLRGPLQARTDQDGYRWSHLIDDVIAVENELHEQVGRLRRMYNIHSERVFIGGCGDGATAAIRIALRHPEWFAGVACLGGGMPTMDKPLANYRQMQGKRILLASEQSGETAEPSQTRGLGTLLHTAGMTICSRMYESAKPTHHDVVRDIDRWMMQECYRTVTVE, from the coding sequence ATGAATACTCGATTTTCTCACAACGCCGCACAAGTCGGCGGAGAGGGCCTCGACGCTTTGGCGGCTACGGATCTGATCCCGACGAGCTATTCCGCTGCGCTCAGGCGGCGGTTTGACATCGATGTCGATACTATCGAATCCCCCGCGGCGACGTACGTCCCGGAATACTACGAATCCAACTATGCCTATCCGCTCTTAATCTGGCTGCACGATGAAGGGGGCACCGAACGGGACCTGCTCCGCATCATGCCGGAGATCAGCAACCGCAACTATTTTGGAATGTCGCTACGCGGTCCGCTTCAAGCCCGGACGGATCAGGATGGTTATCGCTGGTCGCATCTCATCGATGATGTGATCGCTGTCGAAAACGAACTGCACGAACAGGTCGGCCGATTGCGACGGATGTACAACATTCATTCGGAACGGGTCTTCATCGGTGGCTGCGGCGACGGAGCGACAGCCGCGATTCGAATCGCGCTGCGGCATCCGGAATGGTTCGCTGGCGTGGCGTGTCTCGGCGGAGGCATGCCGACCATGGACAAACCGCTGGCCAATTATCGCCAGATGCAAGGCAAACGAATTCTCTTGGCGAGCGAACAAAGCGGCGAGACCGCTGAGCCGTCACAAACCCGCGGATTGGGCACATTGCTGCATACCGCAGGGATGACCATCTGCTCGCGAATGTACGAATCGGCAAAGCCCACGCACCACGATGTTGTCCGTGATATCGACCGCTGGATGATGCAGGAATGCTACCGCACTGTGACGGTGGAATAG
- a CDS encoding TPR end-of-group domain-containing protein, whose amino-acid sequence MAASSRFRRILSKVEGYLELEMPEKALEELAKIDEQYRSRFSVQYLHGMAYRDRQQYDQALPYFLHALAEKPERVEVLLALAWCYKRIDRLNEAISAMEQAYHVAPQEPIVLYNMACYWSLAGDKTNALSWLGRALRMDQDLRKLIEDEPDFDTLRHDPDFEMIVRSK is encoded by the coding sequence ATGGCTGCCAGCTCGCGCTTTCGCAGAATCTTATCCAAAGTGGAAGGATATCTGGAACTCGAAATGCCCGAAAAAGCGCTGGAGGAATTGGCGAAAATCGACGAACAGTATCGATCCCGCTTCTCCGTTCAGTATTTGCACGGCATGGCGTATCGCGATCGCCAACAGTACGACCAGGCGTTGCCGTATTTCTTGCACGCCTTGGCTGAAAAACCGGAGCGCGTCGAAGTGCTCTTAGCATTGGCGTGGTGCTACAAACGCATCGACCGCTTGAACGAGGCCATCTCGGCGATGGAGCAGGCGTATCATGTCGCTCCGCAGGAGCCCATCGTGCTCTACAACATGGCCTGTTACTGGTCGCTCGCCGGCGATAAAACCAACGCCCTTTCTTGGCTGGGCCGCGCCTTGCGCATGGATCAGGACCTGCGAAAACTCATCGAAGACGAGCCTGATTTTGATACCTTGCGGCATGACCCCGATTTCGAGATGATCGTGCGTAGTAAGTAG
- a CDS encoding peptidoglycan recognition protein family protein, which translates to MSAVDTFCNAQYIPRPEADRADLLPVGGTIVAIPVIIDGEKILRATSRRILRATVFVLLGSTLSSCTRHHASLPPDVVTAPRQIPTVPSVARIRGNIPTTSVQLPTRPVSLPSGNNPWKPDGPPREWNYIVLHHTASHAGSVEQIHEQHLGKGWEGIGYHFVIGNGDGMGDGVIEPTFRWREQMHGAHAGKRDYNQHGIGIVLIGNFEETSPSSAQMDSVIRLVATLKSEYGISADKVIPHSEVKATACPGKNFPLAEVAAVELDHRLTQNQRDEPRPNLAAQYRSTTR; encoded by the coding sequence ATGTCCGCCGTTGACACGTTCTGCAATGCCCAATACATTCCACGCCCTGAGGCCGACCGGGCGGATCTGTTGCCTGTTGGCGGGACCATTGTCGCCATACCCGTTATCATAGACGGGGAGAAGATTTTGCGGGCAACGTCGAGACGGATACTGCGAGCAACGGTGTTCGTGCTGCTGGGAAGTACCCTTTCCAGTTGCACGCGGCATCATGCGTCGTTGCCGCCGGATGTGGTCACCGCACCGCGGCAAATTCCGACTGTCCCCTCGGTCGCCCGGATACGGGGGAACATTCCCACCACGTCCGTGCAACTGCCGACTCGGCCTGTCTCCCTGCCATCGGGAAACAACCCCTGGAAGCCAGACGGTCCTCCGCGAGAATGGAATTACATTGTATTGCACCACACTGCATCGCATGCGGGGAGTGTGGAACAAATCCATGAACAACATTTGGGAAAAGGTTGGGAAGGAATTGGGTACCACTTTGTGATCGGCAACGGCGACGGCATGGGAGATGGAGTCATCGAACCCACGTTTCGCTGGCGGGAACAAATGCACGGTGCCCATGCCGGAAAAAGGGACTACAACCAACACGGCATCGGAATCGTGTTGATCGGTAATTTTGAAGAAACATCCCCCTCATCAGCGCAAATGGATTCCGTCATCCGACTGGTGGCCACATTAAAAAGTGAATACGGCATCTCTGCCGACAAGGTGATTCCTCACAGCGAAGTCAAAGCGACAGCCTGTCCCGGCAAAAACTTTCCCTTAGCGGAAGTCGCTGCTGTTGAACTTGATCATCGCTTGACACAGAACCAACGAGACGAACCCAGGCCGAATTTGGCCGCCCAGTATAGGAGTACGACGCGATGA
- the sppA gene encoding signal peptide peptidase SppA, translated as MRRMPATIALVVSALFCTYVAAADEKKSAEATATKSVEKPAKKPEKKPVITWAHLDITGSYPEGAQAPPLFSKKSDSLATIIERLDKAADDRKVTGVILNISGPTIGRAKLNELRQAIGNIRAKGKPVYAWVDQGSSGEYQIATACDQIYMPESATLMLTGLRAEISFYKNLFDKAGIQPEMLRVGAFKSAAEPYTRTEMSPEFRQEMNEIIGNFYEQMISMIAEARKLDPKAVEAAIDTAPLSAAEAHQLGLIDHVAYEDQLIDAVEQLNPEADVKLSKRYGKKKMNLDFSLFGFQQTMNQLMGIDTKRSSKRPKIAVIYATGAITSGRSGSSMFGGQSLGSETLIKAIREVREDETVKAVVLRVDSPGGSALASDLMWRELELLEVPFYVSMGDTAASGGYYIAMGADRIFAEPGTLTGSIGVVGGKLAIGGLFNKVGVTTSVISRGKNAGVFSTTDGFTESERAAMVKLLNTVYEQFTGKAAKGRGMDLARLKELAGGRVYTGTQALKVGLVDELGTLADTITAVKVKAGFDADKNLELKVLPKAPNPLEAFLGPMDADARSSAAQTALLRRTLDGIAPELTRQLQGLELLRMFGNQRVLVLMPFNLHLN; from the coding sequence ATGCGTCGCATGCCCGCCACAATCGCTCTCGTCGTCTCCGCCTTGTTTTGCACCTACGTTGCCGCAGCGGATGAAAAAAAGTCCGCCGAAGCAACCGCTACCAAGTCTGTAGAGAAGCCGGCGAAAAAACCCGAAAAGAAACCGGTCATCACTTGGGCGCATCTGGACATCACCGGCAGCTACCCCGAAGGGGCGCAAGCTCCGCCGTTGTTCAGCAAGAAATCAGATAGTTTGGCCACCATTATTGAGCGGCTGGATAAGGCGGCCGATGACCGCAAGGTCACCGGCGTGATTCTCAATATCAGCGGCCCCACGATTGGGCGCGCGAAGTTGAATGAACTGCGGCAGGCAATTGGCAATATTCGCGCCAAAGGCAAACCGGTCTATGCCTGGGTCGATCAAGGCAGCAGTGGCGAATACCAGATTGCGACCGCCTGCGATCAAATCTACATGCCTGAATCAGCGACATTGATGCTCACCGGTTTGCGGGCTGAGATCAGTTTTTACAAAAATCTATTTGACAAGGCGGGCATTCAACCCGAAATGTTGCGGGTTGGTGCGTTCAAATCCGCGGCGGAGCCGTATACGCGGACCGAGATGAGTCCGGAGTTTCGTCAGGAAATGAACGAAATCATCGGCAACTTTTATGAGCAGATGATTTCGATGATCGCCGAGGCGCGCAAGTTAGATCCCAAAGCCGTGGAGGCAGCCATCGATACCGCTCCGCTGTCAGCTGCCGAAGCGCATCAACTGGGGTTGATTGACCACGTGGCTTATGAAGATCAATTGATTGACGCGGTTGAACAGTTGAACCCGGAAGCTGACGTGAAATTGTCGAAGCGGTACGGCAAGAAAAAAATGAATCTCGATTTTTCGTTATTCGGGTTTCAACAAACCATGAATCAATTGATGGGCATCGACACCAAACGCTCCAGTAAACGGCCCAAGATCGCCGTGATCTATGCGACTGGGGCGATTACATCCGGGCGCAGCGGATCCAGCATGTTCGGCGGCCAATCGCTCGGATCGGAAACATTGATCAAGGCGATTCGTGAAGTCCGCGAAGATGAGACCGTTAAGGCGGTCGTGCTGCGTGTTGATAGTCCCGGCGGCAGCGCGCTGGCTAGCGACTTGATGTGGCGCGAGCTGGAACTGCTGGAAGTTCCCTTCTACGTCAGCATGGGCGATACGGCAGCCAGCGGTGGGTATTACATTGCCATGGGAGCCGATCGGATCTTTGCCGAGCCGGGCACGCTCACCGGTTCGATCGGGGTGGTCGGGGGCAAATTGGCGATTGGCGGGTTGTTCAATAAGGTCGGTGTCACCACCAGCGTCATCAGTCGCGGTAAGAATGCCGGCGTGTTCAGCACGACCGACGGTTTCACCGAATCCGAGCGGGCAGCGATGGTGAAGTTGCTCAATACGGTTTATGAGCAGTTCACCGGCAAAGCCGCAAAGGGTCGCGGGATGGATTTGGCGCGGCTTAAAGAATTGGCTGGCGGCCGCGTGTATACCGGAACCCAAGCCTTGAAGGTGGGACTCGTCGACGAACTCGGCACCTTGGCCGATACGATTACCGCTGTGAAAGTCAAAGCAGGGTTTGACGCCGACAAAAACTTGGAACTCAAAGTGCTGCCCAAGGCTCCCAACCCGTTGGAAGCATTTCTGGGGCCAATGGATGCCGATGCACGGAGCAGCGCCGCCCAAACAGCCCTGCTCCGCCGAACGCTGGATGGCATCGCCCCGGAACTCACACGGCAACTTCAAGGTTTAGAACTCTTGAGGATGTTCGGCAATCAACGCGTGTTGGTGTTGATGCCGTTCAACCTGCATTTGAATTAA
- a CDS encoding ThuA domain-containing protein yields MKALLLFTLTGLFAASMTIATQAAEEKVPHIVFITGDEEYRSEESMPMLAKILKRDYGFKVTVCYSLAEDGTIDPDNLRSITGIEALDDADLMVLFTRFRDLPDEQFNHFLNYVKTGKPIVGFRTATHAFKFDNNKKHSEWGWRGEKIAQLLGQNWITHHGHFGDGHQFLTNITIAPGEKQHPILRGVKPFQAYSWLYHVQGGGDKLRGDAQPLMIGRALISGHEKAGKTDRYPLTNPVAWTKTYEGNNGVRGRVFFSTAAHPFDFKDESARKLSINGMLWALGMEDRIPAEGANVEFVGEYDPNNSGYGNKPNPKDRFKPNRKPEEI; encoded by the coding sequence ATGAAAGCCCTTTTACTGTTCACCCTGACCGGATTGTTCGCAGCCTCAATGACCATCGCGACTCAAGCGGCCGAGGAAAAGGTTCCGCACATCGTGTTTATTACGGGCGATGAGGAATATCGCAGCGAAGAATCGATGCCCATGTTGGCTAAGATTCTTAAACGGGATTACGGTTTCAAGGTCACCGTTTGTTATTCCCTGGCCGAGGACGGCACGATCGATCCCGATAACCTCAGGTCGATTACGGGCATCGAAGCGTTGGACGATGCCGACCTGATGGTGCTGTTCACACGGTTCCGTGACTTGCCCGATGAACAGTTCAACCACTTTTTAAATTACGTCAAAACCGGAAAACCGATCGTCGGTTTTCGCACAGCCACGCATGCCTTCAAGTTTGACAACAATAAAAAGCATAGCGAGTGGGGTTGGCGCGGTGAAAAGATCGCCCAACTGCTGGGCCAAAATTGGATCACGCACCACGGGCATTTCGGTGACGGCCACCAATTTTTAACCAACATCACAATCGCCCCCGGGGAGAAACAGCACCCGATTCTCCGCGGCGTCAAGCCGTTTCAAGCCTACTCCTGGTTGTACCACGTTCAAGGGGGCGGCGATAAATTGCGCGGCGACGCTCAGCCGTTGATGATCGGCCGGGCATTGATTTCGGGACATGAAAAAGCGGGCAAGACAGATCGTTATCCCCTCACCAACCCCGTTGCCTGGACAAAAACCTATGAAGGCAACAACGGCGTCCGCGGCCGCGTCTTCTTTTCCACAGCTGCGCATCCGTTCGACTTCAAAGATGAATCGGCGCGAAAGCTATCAATCAATGGCATGCTCTGGGCGCTCGGCATGGAAGACCGCATCCCCGCCGAAGGAGCCAACGTAGAATTCGTCGGCGAATACGATCCAAACAATTCCGGCTATGGCAACAAGCCCAACCCCAAAGATCGCTTCAAGCCGAATCGCAAACCGGAAGAGATCTAG
- the trxA gene encoding thioredoxin translates to MMADESVWIIDADKDTFEEDVILRSQNMPVIVDFWATWCAPCKQLLPILEKLAVEYDGKFLLVKVNIDLQQELAMAFGVQSVPHVFAVVNGQAVDQFTGLLPEEQIRQWLDSLMPSPAQTLLSEGRALQESDPAAAETKFREAVALEPNNDAAKVDLTCALFAQEKDAECSAMIAELENRGYLEDEVEKVKAELEFRAVAADAGGAEEIRQKADADPDNLELQLELADALAAAHQFPEALDICLSIITRDASKLRNKARETMVNIFHLVGDNSEVANEYRRKLASALY, encoded by the coding sequence ATGATGGCTGACGAATCGGTTTGGATTATTGATGCGGATAAAGACACCTTTGAAGAGGATGTCATTCTGCGTTCGCAGAACATGCCGGTGATCGTTGATTTTTGGGCCACTTGGTGCGCGCCGTGTAAACAACTGTTGCCGATTTTGGAAAAGCTGGCGGTCGAGTACGACGGCAAGTTCCTGCTCGTCAAAGTCAATATCGACCTGCAACAAGAACTGGCGATGGCCTTTGGCGTGCAATCGGTGCCGCACGTCTTTGCCGTCGTCAATGGGCAGGCGGTCGATCAGTTTACGGGGTTGCTGCCGGAAGAACAGATCCGGCAATGGCTCGATTCTTTGATGCCCTCGCCGGCACAGACGTTGTTGTCCGAAGGCCGCGCGCTGCAGGAATCAGATCCGGCAGCGGCCGAAACGAAGTTTCGTGAAGCTGTGGCGCTGGAACCAAATAACGATGCGGCCAAAGTCGACCTGACCTGCGCACTGTTCGCTCAAGAAAAAGATGCGGAATGCTCGGCGATGATTGCCGAGTTGGAAAATCGCGGCTATTTGGAAGATGAGGTCGAAAAAGTCAAAGCGGAGTTGGAATTTCGAGCTGTCGCGGCCGATGCCGGCGGCGCGGAAGAAATTCGCCAAAAAGCCGACGCGGACCCGGACAACCTGGAATTGCAATTGGAACTCGCCGACGCCCTCGCAGCGGCACACCAATTTCCCGAAGCGCTCGACATCTGTCTGTCGATCATCACCCGCGATGCCAGCAAACTCCGCAATAAGGCGCGCGAAACGATGGTGAATATCTTTCATCTCGTCGGCGACAATTCTGAAGTCGCCAACGAATACCGCCGCAAATTGGCCTCGGCGCTGTATTAA